A single region of the Vicia villosa cultivar HV-30 ecotype Madison, WI linkage group LG4, Vvil1.0, whole genome shotgun sequence genome encodes:
- the LOC131597605 gene encoding uncharacterized protein LOC131597605, whose product MNVALLSKWKWIILVEDDAVWSGLLRSRYGNVKKRSLLVILRWWRKTIQFGGETSFYNYVLLLNDNFSGVVSCDLGNGFDIPFWYSNWAGGQQLSQAFPELLVLSKDDKLSVAEAGFYDAEGWQWSAAAILRGSSTGTAATQLHSSDTIDFLWGDLVDSIRHTSPRENAKDIFSWNATLEGVFSVKSCYNLFKARLSGPPISPLIVKSVKHLWKVKAPPKVMFFGWRIIHNRLATKDQLIKRGILMDGVDSDCVFCSTESESLSHLLGGCLVVEAIWRKVYEWIGPVDDLTLDEFKGFLFEFEKVKNLAKRSLVTVIWLASVWSIWNRRNEFIFKNDSFSFTECLFISLHFVLCRLGEAPSS is encoded by the exons ATGAATGTCGCTTTGTTAAGTAAGTGGAAGTGGATAATTCTCGTGGAGGACGATGCGGTTTGGAGTGGCCTTCTTAGATCTCGGTACGGGAATGTCAAAAAAAGATCCTTATTGGTGATTCTTCGGTGGTGGAGAAAAACAattcaatttggtggagagacaTCCTTTTATAATTATGTCCTTTTGCTTAATGATAATTTTTCAGGGGTTGTTTCTTGTGATCTCGGGAATGGTTTCGACATCCCGTTTTGGTACAGTAATTGGGCCGGTGGGCAGCAGTTATCTCAGGCCTTCCCGGAACTACTTGTTTTGTCCAAGGACGACAAGTTATCGGTAGCGGAGGCTGGTTTTTATGATGCGGAAGGCTGGCAGTGGAGTGCAGCCGCTATTCTTCGAGGCAGCAGCACCGGGACAGCAGCAACGCAGTTGCACAGTAGCGATACGATTGATTTTTTATGGGGTGATCTTGTGGATAGCATAAGGCATACAAGTCCTAGAGAGaatgcaaaagatattttttcgTGGAACGCTACGTTGGAAGGCGTCTTCTCCGTCAAATCTTGTTATAACTTATTCAAAGCAAGATTATCCGGCCCCCCTATTAGCCCTCTTATAGTCAAATCTGTGAAGCATCTTTGGAAGGTAAAAGCGCCTCCTAAAGTGATGTTTTTTGGATGGAGGATTATTCATAATAGATTAGCTACCAAGGATCAATTGATAAAGCGGGGAATTTTGATGGATGGTGTTGATTCGGATTGTGTTTTTTGTTCTACGGAGTCGGAAAGTCTTTCTCATTTGCTTGGGGGATGTTTAGTGGTGGAAGCTATATGGAGAAAAGTATACGAGTGGATAGGTCCCGTGGATGATTTAACTTTGGATGAGTTCAAAGGGTTTCTCTTTGAGTTTGAGAAGGTGAAGAATTTAGCCAAGAGATCCTTAGTTACGGTGATTTGGTTAGCATCGGTGTGGAGTATTTGGAATAGGCGTAATGAATTCATCTTCAAGAATGATTCATTTAGCTTTACCGAAT GTTTATTTATCTCACTTCATTTTGTACTTTGCAGATTAGGGGAGGCTCCATCTTCTTAG